The region TTTTCTCTTCTGAAACGTTTCCCGTTTTCTACCTCAGCCTCAAAAAGCTTTTCAAATTTCAGACTAAATACCCTAAATTGCTTTTTGGTCAGGATATAGACCTTATTATCATATACTAAAAGATCAATAAGGTCGTCAAAATTAGCATCAAAAGGATAAGAATTGATCATCGTCTCGTTTCTGAAGTTGTATTGAATAAGACGCTTCATACTTTCGTCCATCAGCCAGATCTGCTGTAAATCTTCTGCGTAGGCATATTTTATAAAGCTGAATTTCTGCTTAAAATCTACCCGCTGTATTTCGTTTAAGTTCTGATCTACAAATTTCAGCTCCTGAGCGTTTTCAGAAAACAGAGCCACACTCAAAGGATTCTGGACATTTTGGGGTTTAAAAGGTACAGTAAGCATCATTTTTCCGATCTGCTTTCCGGTAGAATCGTATTTTGTAAAACTGAAGTCTTTATTCTTATAAATATACAGGTTACCATAATCATCAGCCAGCATATCTCCTGCTTCCTTAAGCTTAAGACTATCTAAAGGAAGAGTCTTCTGTGCAGACAATGAACAGAAAAAGAAAAATAATATAATTTGTAAAAACTTCACTCAGTTTTTTTATACGGTCAATATACTAAAAAAACACAACTCAAAAGATTGTCAAAGGTAATGGAATCATTTTTAAAATGACTATTTCAGCGGAATCATTTTATACTAATTTTTGATGGCTACTTCATAGATTACGGAACAGAATCAACAGGTTCTTTTCATTGAATTTTTAATCTTGTCCAAAAATAGGATTTTTCTATTATAAAAAAAGCGCTCCATAGGAACGCTATATTTATGTTTAGGAGATCACCGATTATTCTTTAATGGCTACCTCATATATTTTTGACCAGTTTTTACCGGTTACCAGCATATTATCTCCTTTAAAAGTAATTCCGTTTAATACATCATCACTTCCTTTTGTATTTTGTTTGGCAATTTCAGTAAAATCAAATTTTCCTATAACCTCCCCGTTTTCCGGATTGATTTTTAGGATAATAGGCTTTTGCCAAACATTTGCATAGATAAATCCATTATGATATTCCAGCTCATTCAACTGGTCGTAAGCCTGAGAGCTTCCCGCAACTGCAATATATTTTACCAATTTGGATGGATCGTTCGGATTTAAAAAATACAATAGCTTACTTCCGTCCGAAGCGATCAGATTTTTACCGTCATACGTCAATCCCCAACCCTCTCCAAATACATTCGGATATGCAAATTCTTTTAATAATTTTAAAGAGCTTTTATCGTAAATATATCCTTTTTTACTTTGCCAGGTCAACTGATATACTTTATCTCCTACAATGGTACTTCCTTCAGAAAAGTCTTCCTGAGGCTGTTTTGTGGAAGCAAGGGGCGTTGTCGTTCCCAACGTATACTTCAGAATTTGTGAAGATCCGTTCTGCCCGTCACTTTCATAAATTGTATTTCCTTCAATCTGGAAACCCTGTACGAAGTTTTTAGGATCATGAGGATATTCCGCTACGATTTGATAGGCAATATTTTTTTCAGGACTTTTCGCAAAGACATTAATGGTAGCATCCTGGTTCAAAGTTTCTCCTCCTTTTGTTTTTATATTGAAAGTAACAGCATTATCTCCTAATGTAAAAAATTTAGGATCTACTGTTAAATCTGTAGTTTCTTTATCTCCGAAACTTACAGTGATACTTTCTGCATTATCCGTCACTTCTTTAGGAAGGTTCAGCTTATCTCCAAAATGATATCCTTTTGCTTCCATAGAATTGTTATAATCACTTAAAGTACTTAAGATCTTTTCATCTTTATTACATGAAGCCAATAACAAAATTGCAGCAAAACCTGCTATGATATTCTTTTTCATTGAATTTCTAAATATTTCCCCAAAAATAGCAAAATTTATTCCTCCTTGCTAATTTCATCAATATGTTGACCAAATTGTAATATATATCCGTTATTGTCATATACTGCAAACTCTCTCATTTCCCAGTCGAAAGTCTCAATTTCGTAGCAGACTTTTGCTTTTGTTTTCAAATCTTCCCAAAGCTCATCCACATGATCTACAGTAAAATAAAATGAGCCTGTAAAGCCTATTCCTTTAAAATCTTCATGCTGATTCGGTTTCGTAAGCATAATTTCTATTCCGTCTTTCTCCAGGGAAGCCCATTGCCAGTCATCATTTCTTTCCTGCAATGTAAATCCCAGGACGTGAATATAAAAACCAATAGTATCCTCCAGGTTTTCTGTCCATAAAATAGGACGAAGTGATTTATATTTTGACATATTTTTAGTTTTCCAGATAAGATTTTAAACTTTGCTTCAGAATTCCATTCCAGCCATCTGCAAAAGCTTCTCTGGAAAAGTTTACTCCCAATTCCTTCAAATGATCAATATCATCATGAATAAGTGTGACCGATGTTTCTTCTCCTTGTTGATTCAGTTCCCAGGTTACAGTAGTTATTCCGTCCGACAGTTCCGGATAAGACCAGGTATGTTTAAGCTTTTTATGAGGAATGATTTCCAATATTTCTCCCTGGTGATGATATTTCCTTTCTTCCCCGGGTTCATAGAAATTAAAGATTTTTCCTATTTCCGGTTCAAAATCGGGAATATCAAAATACCAGAATTTCATTTCCTGTTTATCGGTCAAAGCCTTCCAGACTTTTTCAACCGGAGCTTTTATATTGTACTGAACTATAATTGGAATACTCATTATAATCTTATTGAATAGAGGTTCTTATTTTAGTTTATCCATGAGAAAAACCTGTGATTTTAGCCTCATCGAAATCAAGCTGCATTTCAATGGTTCTCATGACATGATCGTCAAATATTTTTTCACGTTTCAGGCGGTGAAGCTCGTTTCTCTGAGCCTGAATAATCTGTCTCATTACATCTTTATTTTCATTCATCGCCGTTACATAATCTCCTGTTGTTGCCATACATTGTGCTTTATCTGCCATCATCATCATTTCATTTTCCAGTTTATGTTTCTGATGTTGTACCAAACTGTTTTTTTTGGCCAGTTCCAAAAAGTCATTATCAAGTTTATGCAAAGCCGTTTCTTTTAATTTTCTCATTAAAATTACTTCCTGCTTTTCTTCAGGCAGCTCGCTTCCCGCGTCACTTATTTTTAAAAACTTTAAAATCGGTGTAAGAAGTAATCCTTGTCCAACCAAAGTAATCAAAATAATCACAAAAGTGACAAACAAAATGATGTTTCGGTGTGGAAAAGCTTCTCCATTAGGTAAAAATGCCGGAATTGATAATGCTGCGGCTAAAGAAACCACTCCTCTCATTGCCGCAAAACTGATAATAAATGGTTCACGCCAGTCGGGTTTCGGAGCTTTCAGCCTAAATTCTTTTGAACAAAGTCTCGGGAAATACATAATTGCATAGCTGTACAGGATTCTGGTAAGGATGATGGCCCCACCGATAACAATACTATAGAAAATCCCTTCAGAAATGGTATAATCCTGCATCCCGGCAACTACAACAGGCAACTCCAACCCGATAAGGATAAAAATAATGGTATTCATTAAAAAGATAAGGACACTCCACACATTTCCTGACTGAATCCTGGAAGTATGACTCAGGTAGCAATGAGAATTATAAGACATCAATAATCCTCCTGCAACCACAGAAAGTACTCCGGAAAAATGAAAATGTTCCGCTCCCACATACATAATGTAAGGAACAATTAAAGTAATAATGGTATCAATATTTGAATTGGAGGGAATAATTCTCAGTAAAGCTCCGAAAAGCAATCCCGATCCTACTCCAATCGCAATTCCTCCAATTGCCATTGTGAAAAAGTCTTTTACCGCTTCTCCAAAAATGAATTGTCCGGAAACCACAGCTGCTAAAGCAAATTTGAATACTATTAAACTGGATGCATCATTAATTAAGCTTTCTCCTTCCAGAATACTGGTAATTTTTTTGGGGATTTTCATGTGCTTTAATACAGAAGTTGCAGCCACAGCATCCGGCGGAGAATTGACTCCTCCCAACAAAAATCCCATTGCAACAGTAAGTCCTGGAATAATTGATGATGACAAATAAGCGACAACAATGGAAGTTAAAAAAACCAGGCCGAAAGCCATAGAAAATATCTGTTTTCTCCATTTATGAAAATCCTGCCATGAAGTAAACCAGGCAGCTTCAAATAAAATAGGAGGAAGGAAAATCAGAAATACCAAATCGGGTTCTATTTCAATATGGGGCATTCCGGGAATAAGGCTTATTAAAAGCCCTGCAATGACCAGAAATATAGGATAGGCGACTTTCAGCTTCTGCCCTATCATTACCAATATCATCACAGACAACAATACCGCGATTGATAGTATGACATAATTGTGAATCATTTATATTATATTTTATGAAATTAATATTTTTCTAATTCTTTTTTCGAAATCTATTAGTCTTTCGTAAACGGAATATTATTATAAAAACCGATCTGAATCTGCCCTCTGTTTCGGGTTTCCTGAA is a window of Candidatus Chryseobacterium colombiense DNA encoding:
- a CDS encoding SRPBCC domain-containing protein, which encodes MSIPIIVQYNIKAPVEKVWKALTDKQEMKFWYFDIPDFEPEIGKIFNFYEPGEERKYHHQGEILEIIPHKKLKHTWSYPELSDGITTVTWELNQQGEETSVTLIHDDIDHLKELGVNFSREAFADGWNGILKQSLKSYLEN
- a CDS encoding VOC family protein, with protein sequence MSKYKSLRPILWTENLEDTIGFYIHVLGFTLQERNDDWQWASLEKDGIEIMLTKPNQHEDFKGIGFTGSFYFTVDHVDELWEDLKTKAKVCYEIETFDWEMREFAVYDNNGYILQFGQHIDEISKEE
- a CDS encoding glutaminyl-peptide cyclotransferase, producing MKKNIIAGFAAILLLASCNKDEKILSTLSDYNNSMEAKGYHFGDKLNLPKEVTDNAESITVSFGDKETTDLTVDPKFFTLGDNAVTFNIKTKGGETLNQDATINVFAKSPEKNIAYQIVAEYPHDPKNFVQGFQIEGNTIYESDGQNGSSQILKYTLGTTTPLASTKQPQEDFSEGSTIVGDKVYQLTWQSKKGYIYDKSSLKLLKEFAYPNVFGEGWGLTYDGKNLIASDGSKLLYFLNPNDPSKLVKYIAVAGSSQAYDQLNELEYHNGFIYANVWQKPIILKINPENGEVIGKFDFTEIAKQNTKGSDDVLNGITFKGDNMLVTGKNWSKIYEVAIKE
- a CDS encoding Na+/H+ antiporter, with product MIHNYVILSIAVLLSVMILVMIGQKLKVAYPIFLVIAGLLISLIPGMPHIEIEPDLVFLIFLPPILFEAAWFTSWQDFHKWRKQIFSMAFGLVFLTSIVVAYLSSSIIPGLTVAMGFLLGGVNSPPDAVAATSVLKHMKIPKKITSILEGESLINDASSLIVFKFALAAVVSGQFIFGEAVKDFFTMAIGGIAIGVGSGLLFGALLRIIPSNSNIDTIITLIVPYIMYVGAEHFHFSGVLSVVAGGLLMSYNSHCYLSHTSRIQSGNVWSVLIFLMNTIIFILIGLELPVVVAGMQDYTISEGIFYSIVIGGAIILTRILYSYAIMYFPRLCSKEFRLKAPKPDWREPFIISFAAMRGVVSLAAALSIPAFLPNGEAFPHRNIILFVTFVIILITLVGQGLLLTPILKFLKISDAGSELPEEKQEVILMRKLKETALHKLDNDFLELAKKNSLVQHQKHKLENEMMMMADKAQCMATTGDYVTAMNENKDVMRQIIQAQRNELHRLKREKIFDDHVMRTIEMQLDFDEAKITGFSHG